The following coding sequences lie in one Synechococcus sp. PCC 7336 genomic window:
- a CDS encoding cupin domain-containing protein codes for MERETFNQLATLHALDLLDGEGQQRLKSALAEFPELARELGDWSDTAAAIAYSAPSMPLPEQLQERLFERIDRNGLETERSLDLAELQQYAAMVIWEDYQLVPGVKIGAYRIDRTARQMECFLRAEAATVFPNHRHFSDEEILILEGELEVGDRVYRVGDRVAAVAGTAHRPKTQSGCLVFLRTSLDNEILE; via the coding sequence ATGGAACGCGAAACTTTTAACCAACTTGCCACGCTGCATGCGCTCGATTTGCTCGATGGCGAAGGGCAACAGAGGCTGAAGTCTGCGCTGGCTGAATTTCCCGAACTCGCACGGGAGTTAGGTGATTGGAGCGATACTGCAGCGGCGATCGCCTACAGCGCTCCATCAATGCCGCTGCCAGAGCAGCTACAGGAGCGCCTGTTCGAGCGGATCGATCGCAACGGCTTGGAAACCGAGAGATCTCTAGACTTAGCTGAATTGCAACAGTACGCTGCAATGGTTATTTGGGAAGATTACCAACTCGTTCCTGGCGTCAAAATTGGGGCTTATCGGATCGATCGAACAGCCCGCCAAATGGAATGTTTTCTGAGAGCGGAAGCAGCAACCGTTTTCCCCAATCACCGGCATTTTTCCGATGAAGAGATTCTGATTCTGGAAGGAGAATTGGAGGTGGGCGATCGCGTCTATCGGGTCGGCGATCGCGTTGCTGCAGTGGCTGGAACGGCCCACAGACCTAAAACCCAGAGCGGCTGCTTGGTGTTTTTGCGCACCTCCCTAGATAACGAGATTTTAGAGTAA
- a CDS encoding plastocyanin/azurin family copper-binding protein, with product MKRLFKLAHPAIAGASASIILTAIALSISPSSSPTFAQTNEALAEATVEIRGFQFKPASVTLQKGGWVTFVNMDAAPHTATPEAGSQFMGTGRLRRGQSQIVEFPVAGVQAYFCEIHPSMQGTIVVVE from the coding sequence ATGAAACGACTATTCAAGTTAGCCCACCCCGCGATCGCGGGGGCCTCGGCCTCCATTATCCTGACAGCGATTGCGCTATCTATTAGCCCCAGTTCATCTCCCACTTTTGCCCAAACGAACGAGGCTTTAGCAGAAGCCACGGTGGAGATTCGGGGGTTCCAGTTCAAACCGGCTTCAGTCACCTTGCAAAAGGGAGGTTGGGTTACGTTCGTGAATATGGATGCGGCCCCCCATACCGCCACACCTGAAGCAGGGTCGCAATTTATGGGTACGGGGCGGTTGCGTCGCGGCCAAAGCCAGATTGTGGAGTTTCCGGTTGCGGGAGTTCAGGCTTATTTCTGCGAAATCCATCCCAGTATGCAAGGCACCATCGTGGTGGTGGAGTAG
- a CDS encoding ferritin-like domain-containing protein has translation MGTALGLAGLSSRPSAAQSNDDIPILNAAIDLEHQAIWAYAVAAGKLSDNVIGKTILSLATRNLRDHEEHRDVLMGAVSSLGGTPSAARDSYDLSSYISAREGNLDSDANIAKLALALEVDATLAYGDAFSQLKTPGLLAAAATIAPDESAHATAIRAILRTLDPTIAFVPAAFLSADTRDRWILKI, from the coding sequence TTGGGCACAGCCCTCGGGCTGGCCGGTTTATCCTCCCGCCCCAGTGCAGCCCAGTCGAATGACGATATTCCCATTTTGAACGCAGCCATCGACCTCGAACACCAGGCAATCTGGGCCTATGCGGTGGCTGCTGGCAAACTCTCCGATAACGTTATCGGCAAAACGATTCTGTCGCTAGCCACTCGCAACCTCAGAGATCACGAAGAGCATCGCGATGTCCTGATGGGGGCAGTGAGCAGCCTGGGGGGAACTCCCTCTGCGGCTCGAGATAGCTACGATCTCTCCAGCTATATCTCGGCGAGGGAGGGCAATCTCGATTCGGATGCCAACATCGCCAAGCTAGCGCTGGCCTTGGAGGTGGATGCCACACTGGCTTATGGCGATGCCTTCAGTCAGCTCAAAACCCCCGGTCTGTTGGCGGCGGCAGCCACGATTGCCCCTGACGAATCCGCCCATGCTACGGCGATTCGCGCTATCCTCCGCACGCTCGATCCAACTATCGCGTTTGTTCCGGCGGCTTTTCTCAGTGCAGACACCCGCGATCGCTGGATTCTTAAAATTTGA